The DNA sequence TTTGAACATCTTCAATTCCAAAATTTATAATTTTTTATATGGAGGAATCTACTCTGTCGGAGGCAATGTGGAAGGTAAGAATCTTGCCATAAATAATTGTGGTACTTCAGATCTTATAGCAGAATATGGAGGAAACTATGATTTCACTCATTGTACTTTTGCCAATTATTGGAATTTAAATGCTGGTGCAGGATATTCTGCCTACTTATCTAATGCTTATCAGAAATCAGGACAAACAACATACAATTCGCTTACTGCTTCTTTTAAAAATTGTATCTTCTGGGTTAAAAATTATAACAGCTTATATTTAGATAAAAATGAGCATGCCCCTTTTAATTATATTTTTGATACTAATCTGATTAAAAATACTTCCAATAATTTATCTACAGAAACGGACGAACATTTTGTAAATATTATTCTTAATAAAGATCCTCAATTTTATAAAACAGGATATTCGGATTGTTTACTTCTTCTTAACATAGGATCTCCAGCTTTAGGTAAAGGTAAGTTAAGTTATGCAAAAGAGGTTCCTGAAGACATGAACGGTATATCGAGAATTAACGATCCTGCTTTAGGAGCATATCAATGATTTAAAATTATATTTAAATTAGAATTTATAAAATTAATGGAATGGCCGGATTATTTTTCAAAATAATTTTACATGGAAACCTTCTGGAAAATTTAAAAGGCTTAATAAAACTATCGATTAGCTTTTAGATATCTTTAAGTAAAACTCCGCTTTCATGCTTATAAATCATATTTCGTATTTCTAAAGTCTTATCCCAAATATTTTTAATATCTCCTTCCATATCGATCTTGAAGTTTTCAGATCCATATTGATCCAATTTATTGAAAAAATAATTTATCGTAATGTGATTGATATCGATTCCGGGAATATATGCAACCACCATGTCATTTTCTGTTAGTGTTTCTACAATAAGTCCTACTTGTAATAAATAGTATAAAGAATCACTAGTTAATCGGGTGGGTATTTTATAAGTTTCAGATAATTCATCTGCCGTGTAGGGCTTTTCGCCAGCTTCAAATCGTTTTATGATGAGTGTAGTGATCATTAAAAGTATAAAATCCTTATATCTTCTGCTTATGTTGCTAATATCTTTTTCAAAACTAAACTTATTTACATTTTGATAGGAAAAAGATAATTGAACCCCGAACAAGCAAATAAACCAGCTCAATTGCAGCCACAGCATTAACAAAGGCAATGCGGCAAAACTCCCATAAATAGCATTATATTTTGCTATCCAAAATTGTCCGGATATATACAGCATTTGAAAGATTTGAAAACAACTCCCGCTCACTATACCTGCTAAAAAGGCAGCACTAAATTTGACTTTTGTATTAGGAATGTAAATATATATAAATGTAAAAAGTAAGATGATTATAACGTAGGGAATAAACTTTATGATCGGACTAATGACCATACCAATGATATTGATATTGGTGGTTGAGTTCAAAAAAATTGACAATCCGGCATTGCAAATTAAAAATAAAGGAGCTATAAGAATTAAGGCTAAATAATCCGTAAATTGTCGAGAAAACTTCCTTCCTTTTTTAATTCTCCAAATAGTGTTAAAATTATCTTCAATACTTACCAATAAAGTTATAACCGTGTAAAAGAGAATGATTATTCCTAAACCTAAAAATACGCCTCCTTGTGCATAATCAATTGAACCGTCTATAAATTGCATAGCCTTGGAAAGAGCAACTTTCTGTCCCGTAAAATATTGAAACAGTTGTGTTTCCACTAAATTTTGAAAACCAAATCCACGGGCTATAGCAAATAATACTGCCAATAAAGGCACTATAGACAAAAGAGAATTATATGTTAAGGCGGCTGCACGAGTATTGATCTGTGAGCCGTTACTATTTCTAAAAGTTAATAAAAAAGCTTTGGTAATATTGATGAAAAAAGTTTTTATATGAGGACCATCGCTTCCGTTTACCCGCCATATATCATAGGTTAAAAAATGTATAATATTTTTGATTTTTTCCTTTATCTTAGAATACATAAGATATTTTTCAAATTATTATTAAAAGATACAAACATGATACCTACTAGCTTTAAATAAGAAAAAATTTACTTTATAAAAGTTTATTATCCTTAACTCTTATGCTTTATAATTTAAATGAAGAAATTTTTGAGTGGAAGGTGATATTTTGAAACGATCATCTAAACGAAACCCTACCAACCAAATAATTTCTCCTGAATTATTACATAAAACCAATACTTTCTCTTTTTGAAAATTAGATACCTTATGATCCTTTAAAAATTTACTTACCTTCTTTTTACCTAATCCATTAATAGGGTAAAAATAATCCCCTTCCTTCCAATTTCTTAAAACTAAAGGAAATTCAACTTTTTGAAAATCAATACTTTCTCCTTCCTTAAATATAGCTTTATCAACTACACAACAAGTAAATTCAAACGGTTGCTTAAGTATCCACGGAACCGATGGAATTAAAAAATTAACAGTTGAAAATTCCGTTTTACTTCTATTAGCTAACAACAACGTTCCCCTATCCACCCAAGCTTTATACTCTTGTGATTCAAATAAACTTCCTGTATGAGCATTTAAGATATTTTCACAATCTTTTTTATTAGTAAAACCATATTTGGAAAGTAAATGGTAAGACAAAAGAAAATCAGCTTGTAGGAGTTTATCTAATGAGTAAGCCTTCACCCCTGTCTCAACAAAAACTTCTGCTTTTATTTGTAATTCTTGCACCTGTGATTCTAAAAAAGATTGAGTTTCATGTAAAATACTCATACTTTTTTCTACTTGATGTAAAAAAACGGGTGATATATCTTGAAATTCAGGAATAATCTGATGACGAATTTTATTTCTCAAATAATCCAACGTTTGATTCGAAGCATCTTCTCTCCAAGTGATTGAATGATTCCGAGCAAAATTAACGATTTCATTTCGGGTAAAAGGCAATAAAGGTCTTACAATATAATTTGCAATCATTTGCATTCCTGATAGTCCCTTAATGCCTGAACCTCTCAATAGATTTATAAAAAAAGTTTCTACATTATCATTAAGATGGTGTGCGGTAACAAGATAATCAAAAGAGTGCTTTTTTATTAATTCTTGAAAATAATCATACCTTAAGTTCCTGGCAACCATTTCAATAGATTCTCTATTTTTCTTAATTTTTAAGGTATCAAAGGTTTTAACGAAAAGCTCAATATCATGATCATCACAAAAGTCCTTCACCAATTTTTCGTCTAAATCTGAATTCTCCCCTCTTAGCCGAAAATTACAATGAACTACACTAAAACGGTAAGGAGAATTATAAAATAAATGCAACAATACCATACTATCGACTCCTCCACTAACTGCTAATAAATATTTTTTTTCAACAGGTAAGTTACTCAATGAATCCGTTAACCTCATACGTTTTATTTATCCGAAAAAATTGGTAAATATCAGAATTTTAATTTTTAACAAAGATAACTGAAAAAATTTTTGAGTAAAACCTTTCATTAAGCACAATCTTTGCTATCACTATAAATTGTACAATAAAATGCTAAAATAATATAAATACCTAGATTTATTTACTTTAGAATGATTATAAATAACAAAATTATCTATAAAATTAAAAATCTATTATGAAAATTGGTTTATTTATTCCATGTTATATTGATGCTATTTACCCGGAAGTAGGAATAGCAACTTTGGAATTATTAGAAAAATTGGGTTTGGATGTAGAATATCCAATGGAGCAAACATGTTGCGGCCAACCCATGTCCAATGAGGGCGATTACAAAAGTGCAGAAACTGCACAAAAATTATTTATTCAAAATTTTAAGGATTATGAGTACATCGTTGGTCCTGCCGGAAGTTGTGTAAAGCAAGTCCGTTTACATTTTGATAATTTAGAGCAAACCGATGAGGTAAAGCAAGTCAGAAAAAACACCTATGAATTGGTTGAATTTTTACACGACATCCTACAAGTAAAAAGTTTTCCGGGTGTTGAATTCAAACACAAAGTTGCTCTACACAATAGCTGCAGCTCCATCCGAGGATTGGGTATTGCCAAACCTTCGGAAATCATAGGAACTCCCTATAATAAATCTGCTGATTTATTAAAAATGATTGATGGACTGGAAATAGCAGAGATGAGCAGACCGGACGAATGTTGCGGTTTTGGAGGCACTTTTTGTGTAACTGATGAAGTAGTGAGCGGAAAAATGGGTAAAGACAAAATTTCAGATTACGTAACCAGTGGAGCAGAATATGTAGTTTCTCCCGATATGTCTTGCTTAATGCACCAAAAGGGAGTTGCTTTAAAAAATGGCATTACCCATTTACCTTTTCTTCATATTGCCCAAGTTCTTAACGGAGGTCCATTTTAAACTTTGAAAATGAAAAAGAAGATTGTCAACATTGAAAAAAATTCTGCTGATTTTATAAATCAAGATAACATACACGAAAAGGAACACGATAAAAACCTTTGGAATGCCCGAGTAAAAAGAGATCGAATAGCCCAATCCATACCGGAATGGGAAGAACTTAAAGAATTAGCATCTAAAATAAAGGAACACACTTTGTCTCACTTGGACGAATATGTATCTACTTTTGCAGAAAATGCCTCTAAAAGAGGAGCAGTGGTTCACTGGGCTAGAGATGCCCAGGAACATAATGAAATCGTTTACAATATCTTACAAGAAAGAAAAGTAACTGAAATTATAAAAAGCAAATCCATGCTACAAGAAGAGTGTGAAATGACAAGCTTTTTAGAATCCAAGGGAATTGAAGTTACTGAGTCTGATTTGGGCGAAAGAATACAGCAGCTTTCGCATCAACCACCGGCTCATATTGTTATGCCCGCCATTGAAAAAACCACGGAAGATATCGCCCAACTCTTTGCGAAAACCATAGGTACTGATCCTAATGATACGGATCCGCATTCTTTAAATGAAGCGATGAGGAATAATGCCAGACCTAAATTTTTACGAGCAGGGGCAGGAATGACCGGTGCCAATTTCGCGATAGCTGAAACAGGAACTTTTGTTGTCTGCACTAATGAAGGTAATGCGGATATTGGAGCAGCCGTACCTCCTCTTCATATTGCTAGTATAGGTATTGAAAAAATAATTCCAAAGGTG is a window from the Apibacter sp. B3706 genome containing:
- the tilS gene encoding tRNA lysidine(34) synthetase TilS, with the protein product MRLTDSLSNLPVEKKYLLAVSGGVDSMVLLHLFYNSPYRFSVVHCNFRLRGENSDLDEKLVKDFCDDHDIELFVKTFDTLKIKKNRESIEMVARNLRYDYFQELIKKHSFDYLVTAHHLNDNVETFFINLLRGSGIKGLSGMQMIANYIVRPLLPFTRNEIVNFARNHSITWREDASNQTLDYLRNKIRHQIIPEFQDISPVFLHQVEKSMSILHETQSFLESQVQELQIKAEVFVETGVKAYSLDKLLQADFLLSYHLLSKYGFTNKKDCENILNAHTGSLFESQEYKAWVDRGTLLLANRSKTEFSTVNFLIPSVPWILKQPFEFTCCVVDKAIFKEGESIDFQKVEFPLVLRNWKEGDYFYPINGLGKKKVSKFLKDHKVSNFQKEKVLVLCNNSGEIIWLVGFRLDDRFKISPSTQKFLHLNYKA
- a CDS encoding lactate utilization protein B, with translation MKKKIVNIEKNSADFINQDNIHEKEHDKNLWNARVKRDRIAQSIPEWEELKELASKIKEHTLSHLDEYVSTFAENASKRGAVVHWARDAQEHNEIVYNILQERKVTEIIKSKSMLQEECEMTSFLESKGIEVTESDLGERIQQLSHQPPAHIVMPAIEKTTEDIAQLFAKTIGTDPNDTDPHSLNEAMRNNARPKFLRAGAGMTGANFAIAETGTFVVCTNEGNADIGAAVPPLHIASIGIEKIIPKVEDLGIFIRLLSRSALGTPATQYTSHFTGPRKNGELHIIITDNGRSTRLGMEDFWTSLKCIRCGACMNTCPVYRRSGGLSYESTYSGPIGIILSPTFDLEKYKELPYHSTLCGSCSDVCPVKIDISNQIYKWRKLVVDKGYMPSNRKYALKAAGAVLGHPHLFRTTEAFAEKALPIVPDFLIYSSLNPWTQERKMFSMAKNTFRDWYIKNRKEKNDKY
- a CDS encoding YihY/virulence factor BrkB family protein, translating into MYSKIKEKIKNIIHFLTYDIWRVNGSDGPHIKTFFINITKAFLLTFRNSNGSQINTRAAALTYNSLLSIVPLLAVLFAIARGFGFQNLVETQLFQYFTGQKVALSKAMQFIDGSIDYAQGGVFLGLGIIILFYTVITLLVSIEDNFNTIWRIKKGRKFSRQFTDYLALILIAPLFLICNAGLSIFLNSTTNINIIGMVISPIIKFIPYVIIILLFTFIYIYIPNTKVKFSAAFLAGIVSGSCFQIFQMLYISGQFWIAKYNAIYGSFAALPLLMLWLQLSWFICLFGVQLSFSYQNVNKFSFEKDISNISRRYKDFILLMITTLIIKRFEAGEKPYTADELSETYKIPTRLTSDSLYYLLQVGLIVETLTENDMVVAYIPGIDINHITINYFFNKLDQYGSENFKIDMEGDIKNIWDKTLEIRNMIYKHESGVLLKDI
- a CDS encoding (Fe-S)-binding protein, which codes for MKIGLFIPCYIDAIYPEVGIATLELLEKLGLDVEYPMEQTCCGQPMSNEGDYKSAETAQKLFIQNFKDYEYIVGPAGSCVKQVRLHFDNLEQTDEVKQVRKNTYELVEFLHDILQVKSFPGVEFKHKVALHNSCSSIRGLGIAKPSEIIGTPYNKSADLLKMIDGLEIAEMSRPDECCGFGGTFCVTDEVVSGKMGKDKISDYVTSGAEYVVSPDMSCLMHQKGVALKNGITHLPFLHIAQVLNGGPF